In Carassius gibelio isolate Cgi1373 ecotype wild population from Czech Republic chromosome B2, carGib1.2-hapl.c, whole genome shotgun sequence, a single genomic region encodes these proteins:
- the cib3 gene encoding calcium and integrin-binding family member 3, giving the protein MGNKQTIFTSQQLDAYQDCTYFTRKEILRLFHRYRDLAPQLVPLDYKNQPEVRLPYELIGSMPELKDNPFRQRIAEVFSEDGEGNMTLDDFLDMFSVLSEMAPRDLKAFYAFKIYDFNNDDFICKSDLEKTLNKLTRNELTEDEVRMVCEKVIDEADLDNDGRLSLEDFQNMIVRAPDFLSTFHIRI; this is encoded by the exons ATGGGGAACAAACAGACCATCTTTACATCCCAGCAACTGGACGCATATCAG GACTGCACTTATTTCACCAGAAAAGAGATTCTGAG ACTGTTTCATCGATACCGTGATTTAGCTCCCCAGCTCGTGCCACTGGACTACAAAAACCAACCGGAAGTGCGTTTGCCCTACGAGCTGATTGGCAGCATGCCGGAGCTGAAG GACAACCCGTTCAGACAGAGGATCGCTGAGGTTTTTTCAGAGGATGGAGAAGGAAACATGACCCTGGACGACTTTCTGGACATGTTTTCAGTGCTGAGTGAAATGGCTCCACGGGACCTGAAGGCATTTTACGCTTTTAAAATCTACG ACTTCAACAACGACGACTTCATCTGTAAATCAGATCTGGAGAAAACCTTAAACAAACTGACGCGTAACGAGCTGACCGAGGATGAGGTGAGGATGGTGTGTGAGAAGGTGATCGATGAAGCTGATCTGGACAATGACGGCCGTCTGTCTCTTGAGGATTTCCAGAACATGATCGTGAGAGCGCCGGACTTCCTCAG CACCTTCCACATCCGGATATGA
- the LOC127950864 gene encoding ras-related protein Rab-8A, producing the protein MAKTYDYLFKLLLIGDSGVGKTCVLFRFSEDAFNSTFISTIGIDFKIRTIELDGKKIKLQIWDTAGQERFRTITTAYYRGAMGIMLVYDITNEKSFDNIKNWIRNIEEHASADVEKMILGNKCDINEKRQVSKDRGEKLALEYGIKFMETSAKANINVENSFLTLARDIKSKMDTKLEGNNPQSSNHGVKITTEQQKKSSFFRCVLL; encoded by the exons ATGGCGAAGACCTACGATTACTTGTTTAAACTGCTTTTAATCGGGGATTCCGGCGTCGGGAAGACCTGTGTGCTGTTCAGATTCTCGGAGGATGCCTTTAACTCGACGTTTATCTCGACGATAG GTATTGATTTCAAGATCAGGACAATAGAACTAGATGGCAAGAAGATAAAGTTACAGATATG GGACACGGCAGGACAGGAGCGATTCCGAACGATCACAACGGCGTATTACAGAGGTGCAATG GGTATCATGCTGGTTTATGATATTACTAATGAGAAATCATTTGACAACATCAAAAACTGGATCCGAAACATAGAGGAG CATGCATCAGCCGATGTAGAAAAAATGATTTTGGGGAACAAATGTGACATTAATGAGAAGAGGCAGGTGTCTAAAGACAGAGGAGAGAAG CTGGCGTTAGAGTACGGCATCAAGTTCATGGAGACAAGTGCGAAGGCTAATATCAACGTTGAGAAC TCATTCTTAACGCTCGCCAGAGACATAAAATCAAAGATGGACACGAAATTG GAGGGGAACAATCCTCAGAGCAGCAACCATGGAGTGAAAATAACCACTGAACAGCAGAAAAAGAGCAGCTTCTTTCGCTGTGTGCTACTGTGA
- the LOC127951105 gene encoding tropomyosin alpha-4 chain isoform X2 — MSVKSLDAVKRKIQSLQQQADDAQDRAQFLETQLDNERDLRDKAEGDVAALNRRIQLVEEELDQAQERLATALQKLEEAEKAADESERGIKVIENRAIKDEEKMEIQEIQLKEAQHIAEEADRKYEEVARKLVILETELERAEERAGIAELKGGDLEEELKNVTNNLKSLEAQSDKYSEKEDKYEEEIKVLTDRLKEAETRAEFAERSVNKLEKTIDELEEDVAEAKQQNLEMHQVLDQTLQELNSL; from the exons ATGTCTGTGAAGTCTTTAGACGCCGTGAAGCGGAAGATCCAGAGTCTGCAGCAGCAGGCGGATGATGCGCAGGACAGGGCGCAGTTTCTAGAGACGCAGCTGGACAATGAACGAGACCTGCGGGACAAA GCGGAAGGAGACGTGGCCGCTCTGAACCGCAGGATCCAGCTGGTGGAGGAGGAACTGGACCAAGCTCAGGAGAGACTGGCCACGGCGCTCCAGAAACTAGAAGAGGCAGAGAAAGCGGCAGATGAGAGCGAGAG AGGAATAAAGGTGATTGAGAATCGTGCGATAAAAGATGAGGAGAAAATGGAAATTCAGGAAATACAGCTCAAAGAAGCCCAACACATCGCTGAGGAGGCTGACCGCAAATATGAagag gtcGCTCGGAAGCTGGTGATTCTGGAGACTGAACTGGAAAGAGCAGAAGAGAGAGCAGGGATTGCAGAACT TAAAGGAGGAGACCTGGAGGAAGAACTGAAAAACGTAACCAACAACCTCAAGTCTTTAGAAGCTCAATCAGATAAA TATTCAGAGAAAGAGGATAAGTATGAAGAGGAGATCAAAGTTCTCACTGATCGACTGAAAGAG GCCGAGACTCGTGCTGAGTTTGCAGAAAGGAGTGTGAACAAGCTGGAAAAGACCATCGATGAACTCGAAG AGGATGTGGCTGAGGCAAAACAGCAGAACCTGGAGATGCATCAAGTCCtggatcaaacgcttcaggagcTCAATAGCTTGTGA
- the LOC127951105 gene encoding tropomyosin alpha-1 chain isoform X1 encodes MEAIKKKMQMLKLDKEDALDRAEQAESDRKAAEDKCKQLEDELLALQKKLKGTEDELDRYSEALKDAQEKLELSEKKATDAEGDVAALNRRIQLVEEELDQAQERLATALQKLEEAEKAADESERGIKVIENRAIKDEEKMEIQEIQLKEAQHIAEEADRKYEEVARKLVILETELERAEERAGIAELKGGDLEEELKNVTNNLKSLEAQSDKYSEKEDKYEEEIKVLTDRLKEAETRAEFAERSVNKLEKTIDELEEDVAEAKQQNLEMHQVLDQTLQELNSL; translated from the exons ATGGAGGCCATTAAGAAGAAGATGCAGATGCTGAAGCTGGATAAGGAGGACGCCCTGGACCGAGCGGAGCAGGCCGAGTCTGATAGGAAGGCAGCGGAAGACAAGTGCAAACAG CTGGAAGACGAGTTGCTTGCTCTGCAGAAGAAACTGAAAGGAACTGAAGATGAACTGGACAGATATTCAGAAGCTCTTAAAGACGCTCAGGAGAAGCTGGAGCTGTCTGAGAAAAAGGCGACAGAT GCGGAAGGAGACGTGGCCGCTCTGAACCGCAGGATCCAGCTGGTGGAGGAGGAACTGGACCAAGCTCAGGAGAGACTGGCCACGGCGCTCCAGAAACTAGAAGAGGCAGAGAAAGCGGCAGATGAGAGCGAGAG AGGAATAAAGGTGATTGAGAATCGTGCGATAAAAGATGAGGAGAAAATGGAAATTCAGGAAATACAGCTCAAAGAAGCCCAACACATCGCTGAGGAGGCTGACCGCAAATATGAagag gtcGCTCGGAAGCTGGTGATTCTGGAGACTGAACTGGAAAGAGCAGAAGAGAGAGCAGGGATTGCAGAACT TAAAGGAGGAGACCTGGAGGAAGAACTGAAAAACGTAACCAACAACCTCAAGTCTTTAGAAGCTCAATCAGATAAA TATTCAGAGAAAGAGGATAAGTATGAAGAGGAGATCAAAGTTCTCACTGATCGACTGAAAGAG GCCGAGACTCGTGCTGAGTTTGCAGAAAGGAGTGTGAACAAGCTGGAAAAGACCATCGATGAACTCGAAG AGGATGTGGCTGAGGCAAAACAGCAGAACCTGGAGATGCATCAAGTCCtggatcaaacgcttcaggagcTCAATAGCTTGTGA